One Candidatus Krumholzibacteriia bacterium DNA segment encodes these proteins:
- a CDS encoding response regulator: MTEKRHILWVDDEIEMLKPHLTFLEQRGYEVTPVANGGDAVDLVRGRTFDLVLLDAMMPGKDGLQTLQEIRQIDGKLPVVMITRNDEQEIMDQAIGRRADDYLLKPVNPNQILAAIRRLLEHHKIAGTQVAKDYVSQYRELDPSRFDRLDHQEWIDTYLRMIDWDMQLDRYRETGLSQTHEDQKRAANYEFCRFVTRHYKSWVQQRQGPELSPDVFRNHVFPTVKAGRRAAFIVVDCMRLDQWITMEPLLAPYFRIDRKHYYSILPSATPYSRNALFSGLFPLEIYRRHPQYWDSQRGEHSLNRFERELLELQLQRLGAPAGVKVRYAKVYNAEEAGEIQRAVQRKADVGLFALVFNFIDVLAHGRSESTILQEIAPDEAAFRSLAQSWFEHSSLFDLLKQMSAAGIEVFVSTDHGAVQGMRPTLATGNRDTSTNVRYKYGENLGSDDKGAFRMEEPEHYMLPKLRSTENYIIAKENFYFVYPTKFRKYEKQFQGSFQHGGISLEEVILPVAHLLPRR, from the coding sequence ATGACGGAGAAGCGACACATCCTCTGGGTGGACGACGAGATCGAGATGCTGAAACCCCATCTCACCTTCTTGGAGCAGCGGGGGTACGAGGTCACGCCGGTGGCGAACGGCGGCGACGCCGTCGACCTGGTGCGGGGACGGACCTTCGACCTGGTGCTGCTCGACGCCATGATGCCCGGGAAGGACGGGCTGCAGACGCTGCAGGAGATCCGGCAGATCGACGGCAAGCTCCCGGTGGTGATGATCACCCGCAACGACGAGCAAGAGATCATGGACCAAGCCATCGGCCGCCGCGCCGACGACTACCTCCTCAAGCCGGTGAACCCGAATCAGATCCTGGCCGCCATCCGCCGCTTGCTGGAACACCACAAGATCGCTGGCACCCAGGTGGCGAAGGACTACGTCTCGCAGTACCGCGAGCTCGATCCGTCCCGCTTCGACCGGCTCGACCACCAGGAGTGGATCGACACCTACCTGCGCATGATCGATTGGGACATGCAGCTCGACCGCTACCGCGAGACCGGTCTCTCCCAGACCCACGAAGACCAGAAGCGGGCGGCGAACTACGAGTTCTGTCGCTTCGTCACCCGCCACTACAAGAGCTGGGTGCAGCAACGCCAGGGCCCCGAGCTCTCCCCCGACGTCTTCCGCAACCACGTCTTCCCCACGGTGAAGGCAGGGAGGCGGGCGGCGTTCATCGTCGTCGACTGCATGCGCCTGGATCAGTGGATCACCATGGAACCGTTGCTGGCGCCGTACTTCCGCATCGACCGCAAGCACTACTACAGCATCCTGCCTTCGGCGACGCCTTACTCGCGCAACGCCCTCTTCTCCGGTCTCTTCCCCCTGGAGATCTACCGCCGCCATCCGCAGTACTGGGACAGCCAGCGCGGCGAGCACAGCCTGAACCGCTTCGAACGCGAGCTGCTGGAACTGCAGCTGCAGCGTCTCGGCGCTCCTGCCGGGGTCAAAGTGCGTTATGCCAAGGTGTACAACGCCGAGGAAGCCGGGGAGATCCAGCGCGCCGTCCAGCGCAAGGCCGACGTCGGTCTCTTCGCCCTGGTCTTCAACTTCATCGATGTGCTGGCGCACGGGCGCAGCGAATCCACCATCCTGCAGGAGATCGCGCCGGACGAGGCCGCTTTCCGCAGCCTGGCGCAGAGCTGGTTCGAGCATTCGTCGCTCTTCGACCTGCTGAAGCAGATGAGCGCCGCGGGCATCGAGGTTTTCGTCAGCACCGACCACGGCGCGGTGCAAGGCATGCGTCCCACCCTCGCCACGGGCAACCGGGACACCTCCACCAACGTGCGTTACAAGTACGGCGAGAACCTGGGTAGCGACGACAAGGGCGCCTTCCGCATGGAGGAGCCCGAGCACTACATGCTGCCCAAGCTGCGGAGCACGGAGAACTACATCATCGCCAAGGAAAACTTCTACTTCGTCTACCCGACCAAGTTCCGCAAGTACGAGAAGCAATTCCAGGGCAGCTTCCAACACGGTGGCATCTCGCTGGAAGAGGTCATCCTGCCCGTGGCCCACTTGCTGCCCCGCCGGTAG
- the tsaE gene encoding tRNA (adenosine(37)-N6)-threonylcarbamoyltransferase complex ATPase subunit type 1 TsaE gives MQQAWTSHSVEETRALGERLGASLQGGEVVLLCGDLGVGKTQFAQGVARALGVQATVLSPTFTLAVHYEGRLPLVHYDLYRVVHPAELDGIGFLAADDPRTVSLVEWGDRVPVPAAIRVEISLQPDGSRRLVVDLPEATG, from the coding sequence GTGCAACAGGCCTGGACGAGTCACTCCGTCGAGGAGACCCGCGCCCTGGGGGAGCGTCTCGGTGCCTCGCTGCAAGGCGGCGAGGTGGTGCTGCTCTGCGGCGACCTCGGAGTGGGGAAGACGCAGTTCGCCCAAGGCGTGGCCCGGGCCCTCGGCGTGCAGGCGACCGTGCTGTCGCCCACCTTCACCTTGGCGGTGCACTACGAGGGCCGCCTGCCGCTGGTGCACTACGACCTCTACCGGGTGGTGCACCCGGCGGAGCTGGACGGCATCGGTTTCCTCGCCGCCGACGATCCGCGCACGGTGAGCCTGGTGGAGTGGGGCGATCGCGTGCCGGTCCCGGCGGCGATCCGGGTGGAGATCTCGCTCCAGCCCGATGGCAGCCGGCGGCTCGTCGTGGACCTGCCGGAGGCGACAGGGTGA
- the tsaB gene encoding tRNA (adenosine(37)-N6)-threonylcarbamoyltransferase complex dimerization subunit type 1 TsaB, translating to MKQPDNLLYLDASEVPGLVALQSGERLAVALAGPRRGRGRTLLAAVAEVLGQLQLSPAALQGVLVCTGPGSFTGVRVGIATAQGLAAARGWRPLVCDSLMLEAAAYCGEAGSLAVCHDARRGEVYAGLYDVSGKMPRALVPPFCAPPVLARELLRPSGGTAVQACAGSGAALLAANDGAWVVRADLAPESRAQAAFDLAARGGCTAVELARLAPFYLRHPDLGPRVR from the coding sequence GTGAAGCAGCCGGACAACCTACTGTACCTCGACGCGAGCGAAGTGCCCGGGCTGGTGGCGCTGCAGAGCGGCGAACGCCTGGCGGTAGCCTTGGCGGGACCGCGGCGCGGTCGGGGCCGGACGCTGCTCGCCGCGGTGGCGGAGGTGCTCGGTCAGCTGCAGTTGTCGCCGGCCGCCCTGCAGGGCGTGCTGGTGTGCACCGGGCCCGGCAGCTTCACCGGCGTGCGGGTGGGCATCGCCACCGCGCAGGGGCTCGCCGCCGCGCGGGGCTGGCGGCCCCTCGTCTGCGACAGCCTGATGCTGGAGGCGGCGGCGTACTGCGGCGAGGCCGGGAGCCTCGCTGTTTGCCACGATGCCCGCCGCGGCGAGGTGTACGCCGGACTTTATGATGTGAGCGGGAAGATGCCGCGAGCCCTCGTCCCGCCTTTTTGCGCCCCGCCCGTGCTGGCGCGGGAGCTCCTGCGCCCGAGCGGGGGAACGGCGGTGCAGGCCTGCGCCGGCTCCGGGGCGGCGCTCCTGGCGGCGAACGATGGGGCCTGGGTCGTACGCGCCGACTTGGCACCGGAGTCGCGGGCGCAGGCCGCCTTCGACCTCGCCGCGCGCGGCGGCTGCACCGCGGTGGAGCTCGCACGGCTCGCGCCTTTCTACCTGCGCCATCCGGACCTCGGGCCGCGGGTGCGTTGA